A single Comamonas sp. NLF-1-9 DNA region contains:
- a CDS encoding CobD/CbiB family protein — protein sequence MNFFAIVLALLMEQARPLARSNPIHEGLRAWALSARRNFDAGSRFHGWLTWGLAVGVPPLVVLLVYWLLLYQLGWPLALLWNVVVLYITLGFRQFSHHFTGIRDALEDGDVALARERLADWKQVQVAQLPRSEIVRHVIEYSVIAAHRHVFGVLTWFCALAMLGLGPSGAVLYRMAEFASRHWGPNAAVPEYPPSEPLTQAAARAWQCMDWLPARLTALCFALVGSFEDAIEGWRFHAQRFPGDSDGVVLAATAGAIGVQLGGVALRSRGARPAAFEAGGPLGDSDATPGQLPQVGHLRSVVGLVWRSVVVWMLVLALLTLARLLG from the coding sequence ATGAATTTCTTTGCCATCGTGCTGGCCTTGTTGATGGAGCAGGCGCGTCCGCTGGCGCGCAGCAACCCCATCCACGAAGGCCTGCGCGCCTGGGCGCTGTCGGCGCGGCGCAATTTCGACGCCGGCAGCCGCTTTCACGGCTGGCTCACCTGGGGCCTGGCGGTCGGCGTGCCGCCGCTCGTGGTGCTGCTGGTGTACTGGCTGCTGCTCTACCAGCTTGGCTGGCCGCTGGCGCTGCTGTGGAACGTGGTGGTGCTCTACATCACGCTCGGGTTTCGCCAGTTCAGCCACCATTTCACCGGCATCCGCGACGCGCTGGAGGACGGCGACGTGGCGCTGGCGCGCGAGCGCCTGGCCGACTGGAAGCAGGTGCAGGTGGCGCAGTTGCCGCGCAGCGAGATCGTGCGCCACGTGATCGAGTATTCGGTGATTGCCGCGCACCGCCATGTGTTCGGCGTGCTCACCTGGTTCTGCGCGCTGGCCATGCTCGGCCTGGGTCCCAGCGGCGCGGTGCTCTACCGCATGGCGGAGTTCGCCTCGCGCCACTGGGGGCCGAATGCGGCCGTGCCCGAATATCCGCCGAGCGAGCCGCTGACCCAGGCCGCAGCGCGCGCCTGGCAATGCATGGACTGGCTGCCCGCGCGCCTCACGGCCTTGTGCTTTGCGCTGGTGGGCAGCTTCGAGGACGCGATCGAGGGCTGGCGCTTTCACGCACAGCGCTTTCCCGGCGACAGCGACGGCGTGGTGCTCGCGGCCACGGCCGGCGCCATCGGCGTGCAGCTCGGCGGTGTGGCCTTGCGCAGCCGCGGCGCGCGGCCTGCAGCGTTTGAAGCGGGCGGGCCGCTGGGCGACAGCGACGCTACCCCCGGCCAGCTGCCGCAGGTCGGGCATTTGCGCAGCGTGGTGGGGCTGGTGTGGCGCTCCGTCGTGGTCTGGATGCTGGTGCTGGCCTTGCTGACCCTGGCACGCTTGCTTGGCTGA
- a CDS encoding catalase, whose translation MQDKSPKCPVTHLTTDFGAPVTNNRDSLTAGSRGPLLSQDVWLNEKLASFVREVIPERRMHAKGSGAFGSFTVTHDITRYTRARLFEKVGKQTELFARFTTVAGERGAADAERDIRGFALKFYTEEGNWDMVGNNTPVFFIRDPRQFPDLNKAVKRDPKTNLRSATNNWDYWTLLPEALHQITIVMSDRGIPASYRHMHGFGSHTYSFWNAGGERFWVKFHFKTQQGIKNLSDAEAEALIGRDRESHQRDLFDAIARGDFPKWTMYVQVMPEQDAEKVPYHPFDLTKVWPHGDYPLIEVGELTLNKNPENFFLDVEQSAFAPSNLVPGIGVSPDRMLQARLVNYPDAQRYRLGTNHQQIPVNRARCPVASNHRDGLGRVDANYGALPHYEPNSFGQWQAQPEFAEPPLGIHGDARHWSFHADDANYFEQPRKLFQLMNAAQQQALFGNTARAMGDAPEFVKFRHIRNCHAADPAYGAGVARALGLDLQAALASKAQDPMNGNPLVALPV comes from the coding sequence ATGCAGGACAAAAGCCCCAAGTGCCCCGTCACCCATCTGACCACCGACTTCGGCGCGCCGGTGACGAACAACCGCGACAGCCTCACCGCCGGCAGCCGCGGACCGCTGCTGAGCCAGGACGTGTGGTTGAACGAGAAGCTGGCCAGCTTCGTGCGCGAAGTCATTCCCGAGCGGCGCATGCACGCCAAGGGCTCGGGCGCGTTCGGCAGCTTCACGGTCACGCACGACATCACCCGCTACACCCGCGCCAGGCTGTTTGAGAAAGTCGGCAAGCAGACCGAGCTGTTCGCGCGCTTTACCACCGTGGCGGGCGAGCGGGGTGCTGCCGACGCCGAGCGCGACATCCGCGGCTTTGCCCTGAAGTTCTATACCGAAGAGGGCAATTGGGACATGGTGGGCAACAACACGCCGGTGTTCTTCATCCGCGACCCGCGCCAGTTCCCCGACCTGAACAAGGCGGTCAAGCGCGACCCGAAAACCAACCTGAGGAGCGCAACCAACAACTGGGACTACTGGACGCTGCTGCCCGAAGCGCTGCACCAGATCACCATCGTGATGAGCGATCGGGGCATTCCCGCCAGCTACCGACACATGCACGGCTTTGGCTCGCACACCTACAGCTTCTGGAACGCGGGCGGCGAGCGCTTCTGGGTGAAGTTTCACTTCAAGACGCAGCAAGGTATCAAGAACCTCAGCGACGCCGAGGCCGAGGCACTGATAGGCCGCGACCGCGAAAGCCACCAGCGCGACCTGTTCGACGCGATCGCGCGCGGCGACTTTCCCAAGTGGACGATGTACGTGCAGGTGATGCCCGAGCAGGACGCCGAGAAGGTGCCCTACCACCCCTTCGATCTGACCAAGGTCTGGCCGCACGGCGACTATCCGCTGATCGAGGTGGGCGAGCTCACGCTGAACAAGAACCCGGAAAACTTCTTCCTCGACGTGGAGCAGTCCGCGTTTGCGCCGAGCAACCTGGTGCCCGGCATCGGCGTAAGCCCCGACCGCATGCTGCAGGCGCGCCTCGTCAACTACCCCGACGCCCAGCGCTACCGCCTGGGCACCAACCACCAGCAGATACCGGTCAACCGCGCGCGCTGCCCGGTGGCGAGCAACCACCGCGACGGCCTGGGCCGGGTGGACGCCAATTACGGCGCGCTGCCGCACTACGAGCCCAACAGCTTCGGCCAGTGGCAGGCCCAGCCGGAGTTTGCCGAGCCGCCGCTTGGCATCCACGGCGACGCACGCCACTGGAGCTTTCACGCCGACGACGCCAACTACTTCGAGCAGCCGCGCAAGCTCTTTCAACTGATGAACGCGGCGCAGCAGCAGGCGCTGTTCGGCAACACCGCCCGCGCCATGGGCGACGCGCCCGAGTTCGTCAAGTTTCGCCACATCCGCAACTGCCACGCGGCCGACCCGGCCTATGGCGCCGGCGTGGCCCGGGCGCTCGGTCTGGACTTGCAGGCCGCGCTCGCTTCCAAGGCGCAAGACCCGATGAACGGCAATCCACTGGTGGCCCTGCCGGTCTGA
- the rsgA gene encoding ribosome small subunit-dependent GTPase A translates to MNDGAGLVVAAFGRHCVVEGPDGARRICHPRGKKNLPVVGDRVLWQGARHGDGEGTVEQILQRRNLLYRQDAVRSKSFAANLDQVLILIAAEPTFSESLLTRALIACEAAGVRPLIALNKSDLVAPFAQAWQRLWPYRHMGGETEGAHHYQVLPLSLTQSAEVDRKALAQLLHGKTTLVLGPSGAGKSTLVNLLVPGADVLTGELSQALGAGRHTTTTTTLYWLDDARRSALIDSPGFQSFGLNHIAPTDLARLMPDFALHLGSCRFYNCTHLHEPGCAVLASVAQGQDSQRISPSRHRIYRELFAELSAPAY, encoded by the coding sequence ATGAACGACGGCGCCGGCCTGGTGGTCGCGGCTTTCGGGCGCCACTGCGTGGTGGAAGGCCCGGACGGCGCCCGGCGCATCTGCCACCCGCGTGGCAAGAAGAACCTGCCGGTGGTCGGCGACCGGGTGCTCTGGCAGGGCGCGCGCCATGGCGACGGCGAAGGCACGGTCGAGCAGATCCTGCAGCGGCGCAACCTGCTGTATCGCCAGGACGCGGTGCGCAGCAAGTCCTTTGCCGCCAACCTGGATCAGGTGCTGATCCTGATCGCGGCCGAGCCGACGTTTTCCGAAAGCCTGCTCACGCGCGCGCTCATCGCCTGCGAGGCGGCGGGCGTGCGGCCGCTCATCGCGCTCAACAAGAGCGATCTGGTCGCGCCCTTCGCCCAAGCCTGGCAGCGCCTGTGGCCCTACCGCCACATGGGCGGCGAGACCGAAGGCGCGCACCACTACCAGGTGCTGCCGCTGTCGCTCACCCAGTCGGCCGAGGTGGACCGCAAGGCGCTGGCGCAGCTGCTGCACGGCAAGACCACGCTGGTGCTCGGGCCCTCGGGCGCGGGCAAGAGCACGCTGGTGAACCTGCTCGTGCCCGGCGCCGACGTGCTCACCGGCGAGCTCTCGCAAGCCCTGGGCGCGGGGCGGCACACCACCACGACGACGACGTTGTACTGGCTGGACGACGCGCGGCGCAGCGCGCTCATCGACTCGCCGGGCTTTCAGTCCTTTGGCCTGAACCACATCGCGCCCACCGACCTGGCGCGCCTGATGCCCGACTTTGCCCTGCACCTGGGGAGCTGCCGCTTCTACAACTGCACCCATCTACACGAGCCGGGCTGCGCGGTGCTGGCCAGCGTGGCCCAAGGGCAGGACAGCCAGCGCATCAGCCCCAGCCGCCACCGCATCTACCGCGAACTGTTCGCCGAGCTCAGCGCCCCGGCCTACTGA
- a CDS encoding 4a-hydroxytetrahydrobiopterin dehydratase codes for MTTMFPKKDWSGQTRRALSATEVVAHLARLSGWTLQGDGADVAIEKTFRFANYFETMAFVNALAFIAHAQDHHPELSVHYDRCAVRLNTHDVGGISATDIECAQKIDALLA; via the coding sequence ATGACGACGATGTTCCCCAAGAAAGACTGGTCCGGCCAAACCCGGCGCGCGCTGTCAGCTACCGAAGTGGTAGCACACCTGGCCCGGCTCTCGGGCTGGACCCTGCAAGGCGATGGCGCCGACGTGGCGATCGAGAAGACCTTTCGCTTCGCCAACTACTTCGAAACCATGGCCTTCGTGAACGCGCTGGCCTTCATCGCCCACGCGCAGGACCACCACCCCGAGCTCTCGGTGCACTACGACCGCTGCGCGGTGCGGCTGAACACGCACGACGTGGGTGGCATCTCCGCCACCGACATCGAGTGCGCGCAGAAGATCGACGCCCTGCTTGCATGA
- a CDS encoding M48 family metallopeptidase — protein MPSLLSPSLLFTCLFTAALVLGLLLKVWLASRQIRSVARHRGAVPADFAGHITLAAHQRAADYTIEKTRFGLLELALAAAVVLGWTLLGGLDALNQALLAWLGGGMLQQLALLAAFMLIGSAIELPLQWWQTFVIEQRHGFNRMTPRLWLADLAKSTVLGALIGLPLAALVLWIMQAAGALWWLWAWAVVVGFNLVMMVAWPLWIAPLFNRFEPLQDEALKERVAALMARCGFKAKGFFVMDGSRRSAHANAYFTGLGHAKRVVFFDTLLRQLSPDEVQAVLAHELGHFRHKHVLRRMVGVFALSLLGFALLGWLSTRTWFYTGLGVQPNLTLDGSAPNNALALLLFMLAVPVFTTFVTPLFTLMSRHDEFQADAYAVQHTSGADLRSALLKLYQDNASTLTPDPVYARFYYSHPPASERLAHLAVAAP, from the coding sequence ATGCCCTCGCTGTTGTCCCCCTCGCTGCTTTTCACCTGTCTGTTTACCGCCGCGCTGGTGCTCGGCCTGCTGCTCAAGGTCTGGCTGGCAAGCCGCCAGATCCGCAGCGTGGCGCGCCACAGAGGCGCGGTGCCGGCCGATTTTGCCGGCCACATCACGCTGGCGGCGCACCAGCGGGCGGCGGACTACACCATCGAAAAGACCCGCTTCGGCCTGCTGGAGCTGGCGCTTGCGGCCGCCGTCGTGCTCGGCTGGACGCTGCTGGGCGGGCTCGATGCGCTGAACCAGGCGCTGCTGGCTTGGCTGGGCGGCGGCATGCTGCAGCAGCTGGCGCTGCTGGCGGCCTTCATGCTGATTGGCAGCGCCATCGAGCTGCCCCTGCAGTGGTGGCAGACCTTCGTGATCGAGCAGCGCCACGGCTTCAACCGCATGACGCCCCGCCTGTGGCTGGCCGATCTGGCCAAGTCCACCGTGCTGGGCGCGCTCATCGGCCTGCCGCTGGCGGCGCTGGTGCTGTGGATCATGCAGGCCGCGGGCGCGCTGTGGTGGCTCTGGGCCTGGGCGGTGGTGGTGGGCTTCAACCTGGTGATGATGGTCGCCTGGCCGCTGTGGATTGCGCCGCTGTTCAACCGTTTCGAGCCGCTGCAAGATGAAGCGCTGAAAGAGCGCGTGGCCGCGCTGATGGCGCGCTGCGGCTTCAAGGCCAAGGGTTTTTTCGTGATGGACGGCAGCCGCCGCAGCGCGCACGCCAACGCCTACTTCACCGGCCTGGGCCACGCCAAGCGGGTGGTGTTCTTTGACACGCTGCTGCGCCAGCTCTCGCCCGACGAGGTGCAGGCGGTGCTCGCGCATGAGCTCGGGCACTTCAGGCACAAGCACGTGCTGCGGCGTATGGTCGGCGTGTTTGCGCTGAGCCTGCTCGGCTTTGCGCTGCTGGGCTGGCTGTCCACGCGCACCTGGTTCTACACCGGGCTGGGCGTGCAGCCCAACCTCACGCTCGATGGCAGCGCGCCCAACAACGCGCTGGCGCTGCTGTTGTTCATGCTGGCGGTGCCGGTGTTCACCACCTTCGTCACGCCGCTGTTCACGCTGATGTCGCGCCACGACGAGTTCCAGGCCGACGCCTATGCGGTGCAGCACACCAGCGGCGCCGACCTGCGCAGCGCGCTGCTCAAGCTCTACCAGGACAACGCCTCTACGCTCACGCCCGACCCGGTGTACGCTCGCTTTTATTACTCACACCCCCCGGCCAGCGAGCGCCTGGCGCACCTGGCCGTTGCTGCCCCATGA
- the orn gene encoding oligoribonuclease translates to MTETAQFAQPQLAKSDQNLVWLDCEMSGLDPEKERLLEIAVVVTGPQLAPRVEGPVLVIHQSDALLDAMDTWNKGTHGKSGLIDKVRASTLSEAQAEAQLLQFIQRYVPKNTTPMCGNTIGQDRRFLVKYMPALEAYFHYRNIDVSTLKELAKRWKPGVAEAFKKAQKHTALADVHESIDELEHYRMHWLRD, encoded by the coding sequence ATGACTGAAACCGCACAATTTGCCCAGCCGCAGCTGGCCAAGTCCGATCAGAACCTGGTCTGGCTGGACTGCGAGATGTCGGGCCTCGACCCCGAAAAAGAGCGGCTGCTGGAGATTGCCGTCGTCGTCACCGGCCCGCAGCTCGCGCCGCGCGTGGAAGGGCCGGTGCTGGTGATCCACCAGAGCGACGCGCTGCTGGACGCGATGGACACCTGGAACAAGGGCACGCACGGCAAGAGCGGCCTGATCGACAAGGTGCGCGCCAGCACCCTGAGCGAAGCGCAAGCCGAGGCGCAGCTGCTGCAGTTCATCCAGCGCTACGTGCCCAAAAACACCACGCCGATGTGCGGCAACACCATAGGGCAGGACCGGCGCTTTCTCGTCAAATACATGCCGGCGCTGGAAGCCTATTTCCACTACCGCAACATCGACGTGAGCACGCTCAAGGAGCTGGCCAAGCGCTGGAAGCCCGGGGTGGCCGAGGCCTTCAAGAAGGCGCAAAAGCACACCGCGCTGGCCGACGTGCACGAATCCATCGACGAGCTGGAGCACTACCGCATGCACTGGTTGCGCGATTGA
- a CDS encoding DEAD/DEAH box helicase, with the protein MIHTASAAGADAPATVPSCAPDGGFAAMGLVPELLQAITDMGYTQPTAVQSRAIPLAMGQGADHAGFIDLMVSSQTGSGKTAAFLLPVLHTLQLQQEQAKAAERAAFERACAEAQAQGKPAPKRPKRKNMLLARHFEPAVPGALVLCPTRELAQQVAHDAIDLVRHCKGLRIASVVGGMPYQRQIAQLQNASLVVATPGRLLDLQRSGQIKLEEVQFLVVDEADRMLDLGFSDDLAEIHSLTAHRRQTMMFSATFAPRIQQLAMRVMHEGGTGVQRIQIDSPQEKHENIRQVLYWADNPRHKRALLDHWLRDAEIDQAIVFASTQIECDELAHDLQQAGFSAVALHGALSQGLRNRRLMALRRGQVQILVATDVAARGIDVPTITHVFNFGLPMKAEDYTHRIGRTGRAGRQGLAVSFAEFRDRRRIFDIEAFTRQPLATAVVPGLEPTQRPPQPMRAGRPGGAGRGHGGGARAGFGARREGGAYRREGQAGPRPGFGGQGRGQGEARRGPAPGRARPLGAAAPRSRGMR; encoded by the coding sequence ATGATCCATACCGCTTCCGCAGCGGGCGCTGACGCGCCTGCGACCGTTCCTTCCTGCGCGCCCGACGGCGGCTTTGCCGCCATGGGCCTCGTGCCCGAGCTGCTGCAGGCCATCACCGACATGGGCTACACCCAGCCCACGGCGGTGCAATCGCGCGCCATTCCGCTGGCCATGGGCCAGGGCGCCGACCACGCAGGTTTCATCGACCTGATGGTCTCCAGCCAGACCGGCAGCGGCAAGACCGCGGCCTTTCTGCTGCCCGTGCTGCACACCCTGCAGCTGCAGCAGGAGCAGGCCAAGGCGGCAGAGCGCGCCGCCTTCGAGCGCGCCTGCGCCGAAGCCCAGGCCCAGGGCAAGCCCGCCCCCAAGCGCCCCAAGCGCAAGAACATGCTGTTGGCGCGCCACTTCGAGCCCGCCGTGCCCGGCGCGCTGGTGCTGTGTCCCACGCGCGAGCTCGCGCAGCAGGTGGCACACGACGCGATCGACCTGGTGCGCCATTGCAAGGGCCTGCGCATCGCCAGCGTGGTCGGCGGCATGCCTTACCAGCGCCAGATCGCGCAGTTGCAAAACGCCAGCCTCGTGGTGGCTACGCCCGGGCGTCTGCTGGACTTGCAGCGCTCGGGGCAGATCAAGCTCGAAGAGGTGCAGTTCCTCGTCGTCGACGAGGCCGACCGCATGCTGGACCTGGGTTTCTCCGACGACCTGGCCGAAATCCACAGCCTCACCGCGCACCGGCGCCAGACCATGATGTTCTCGGCCACGTTTGCGCCGCGCATCCAGCAGCTGGCCATGCGCGTGATGCACGAGGGCGGCACCGGCGTGCAGCGCATCCAGATCGACTCCCCGCAGGAAAAGCACGAAAACATCCGGCAGGTGCTCTACTGGGCCGACAACCCCAGGCACAAGCGCGCGCTGCTCGACCACTGGCTGCGTGATGCCGAGATCGACCAGGCCATCGTCTTTGCCAGCACCCAGATCGAGTGCGACGAACTCGCCCACGACCTGCAGCAGGCGGGCTTTTCCGCGGTGGCACTGCACGGTGCGCTCAGCCAGGGCCTGCGCAACCGCCGGCTGATGGCGCTGCGCCGTGGCCAGGTGCAAATCCTCGTGGCCACCGACGTGGCCGCGCGCGGCATCGACGTGCCCACCATCACCCACGTATTCAACTTCGGACTGCCGATGAAGGCCGAGGACTACACCCACCGCATCGGCCGCACCGGCCGCGCGGGGCGCCAGGGCCTGGCCGTGAGCTTTGCCGAGTTCCGCGACCGCCGGCGCATCTTCGACATCGAAGCCTTCACCCGCCAGCCGCTCGCCACCGCCGTGGTGCCCGGCCTGGAGCCCACGCAGCGCCCGCCCCAGCCCATGCGCGCGGGCCGTCCGGGCGGCGCTGGCCGCGGCCATGGCGGCGGCGCCCGCGCGGGCTTCGGCGCGCGCCGTGAGGGCGGCGCCTACCGCCGCGAGGGGCAAGCTGGCCCCAGGCCCGGCTTTGGCGGCCAGGGACGTGGCCAGGGTGAAGCCCGCCGCGGTCCGGCGCCGGGCCGCGCACGGCCGCTGGGCGCTGCGGCGCCGCGTTCGCGCGGCATGCGCTGA